From a region of the Bradyrhizobium sp. KBS0727 genome:
- a CDS encoding crotonase/enoyl-CoA hydratase family protein, with amino-acid sequence MTGHLIVTDEDAMRVITLRRPEKKNAITQEMYRLMSDAIDTAQNNPKIRCIVITGGSGVFTAGNDLEDFLKDGTSNTDTPRASNAAKFLYSLAHNVKPLIAAVDGIAIGIGTTMLFHCDYVLASKTATFSTPFINLGLVPEGASSLLMPRTMGHQRAFAMLVMGRTVTADDAHTAGFVNVVVSPGHTEAEARKVAREICALPAEAVAISRKLLKLPPEDMTRRIDQEGHLFGERMRSREAIAAFKAFFSRKRG; translated from the coding sequence ATGACCGGGCACCTCATTGTCACCGACGAAGACGCGATGCGCGTGATCACGCTGCGTCGGCCCGAGAAGAAGAACGCGATCACCCAGGAGATGTATCGCCTGATGAGCGATGCCATCGACACGGCGCAGAACAATCCGAAGATCCGCTGCATCGTCATCACCGGCGGCTCCGGCGTGTTCACCGCCGGCAACGACCTCGAGGATTTCCTGAAAGACGGCACCTCGAATACCGACACGCCGCGCGCCTCCAACGCCGCAAAATTTCTCTATTCGCTGGCGCATAACGTCAAGCCGCTGATCGCCGCCGTCGACGGCATCGCGATCGGCATCGGCACCACCATGCTGTTCCATTGCGATTACGTGCTCGCCAGCAAGACCGCGACGTTCTCGACGCCGTTCATCAATCTCGGACTGGTGCCCGAGGGCGCCTCGAGCCTCTTGATGCCGCGCACCATGGGCCACCAGCGCGCCTTCGCGATGCTGGTGATGGGACGCACCGTCACCGCCGACGACGCCCATACCGCGGGGTTCGTCAACGTCGTGGTATCGCCGGGACATACCGAAGCCGAAGCGCGCAAGGTCGCGCGCGAAATCTGCGCGCTGCCGGCGGAAGCGGTCGCGATCTCGCGCAAGCTGTTGAAGCTGCCGCCGGAGGACATGACGCGCCGGATCGACCAGGAAGGCCATCTGTTCGGCGAACGGATGCGCTCCCGGGAAGCGATCGCCGCCTTCAAGGCGTTCTTCTCGCGCAAGAGGGGGTAG
- a CDS encoding PrkA family serine protein kinase — translation MYNDSLFNAFARSFEARSEVDMSMAEYLESCRGDPMRYANAAERLLAAIGEPQMIDTAKDPRLGRIFLNRTMRAYPAFAGFHGMEETIERIVGFFRHAAQGLEERKQILYLLGPVGGGKSSLAERLKSLMEVHPIYVLKAGDELSPVFESPLSLFDPETLGPMIEEKYGIPRRRLNGLMSPWCYKRLEAFGGDISRFRVARIQPSRLRQIGIAKTEPGDENNQDISSLVGKVDIRKLETFAQNDPDAYSYSGGLNRANQGVLEFVEMFKAPIKMLHPLLTATQEGNYIGTENIGAIPFTGVILAHSNESEWQSFKTNKNNEAFIDRICVIKVPYCLRVTEEQKIYEKLISSSELASAPCAPSTLETLARFSVMSRLRRHENSTLFAKMRVYDGESLKESDPKARSVQEYKDAAGVDEGMDGISTRFAFKVLASTYNHDTTEIGADAVHLMYTLEQAIRREQLPDEVEKRYLEFIKADLAPRYAEFIGHEIQKAYLESYSDYGQNLFDRYVDYADAWIEDQDFKDPDTGQLLDRELLNQELTKIEKPAGIANPKDFRNEVVKFSLRSRAQHGGKNPSWTSYEKIREVIEKRIFSQVEDLLPVISFGSKKDGETERKHGEFVERMVERGYTERQVRRLVEWYMRVKQAG, via the coding sequence ATGTATAACGATTCTCTGTTCAATGCGTTTGCAAGGTCCTTCGAGGCCCGCAGCGAAGTCGATATGTCGATGGCGGAATATCTGGAATCGTGTCGAGGCGATCCGATGCGATATGCCAATGCAGCCGAGCGGTTACTCGCGGCGATCGGTGAACCCCAAATGATCGACACGGCCAAGGACCCCCGCCTTGGCCGTATTTTTTTGAACAGGACCATGCGCGCCTATCCGGCGTTCGCTGGCTTCCACGGCATGGAAGAGACAATCGAGCGCATTGTCGGTTTCTTCCGGCACGCGGCCCAGGGCCTGGAGGAACGTAAGCAAATTCTTTATTTGCTCGGCCCCGTCGGCGGCGGCAAATCGTCCCTTGCCGAGCGGCTCAAGTCGCTGATGGAGGTCCATCCGATCTATGTGCTCAAGGCGGGCGACGAACTCAGCCCCGTCTTCGAAAGCCCGCTCAGCCTGTTCGACCCCGAAACCCTGGGGCCGATGATCGAAGAGAAGTACGGCATCCCGCGTCGCCGCCTCAATGGATTGATGAGTCCATGGTGCTACAAGCGGCTGGAAGCCTTCGGCGGCGATATCTCGCGATTCCGTGTGGCCAGGATCCAGCCTTCGCGATTGCGCCAGATCGGAATCGCTAAGACCGAGCCCGGCGACGAAAATAATCAGGACATCTCGTCGCTGGTCGGCAAGGTCGATATCCGCAAGCTGGAGACTTTTGCGCAGAACGACCCCGACGCTTACAGCTATTCCGGCGGGCTCAACCGCGCCAATCAGGGTGTCCTCGAATTTGTCGAGATGTTCAAGGCGCCGATCAAGATGCTGCATCCGCTGCTGACGGCGACGCAGGAGGGTAACTATATCGGCACCGAGAATATCGGGGCCATACCCTTCACCGGTGTCATTCTCGCGCATTCCAACGAATCCGAATGGCAGAGCTTCAAGACCAACAAGAACAACGAAGCCTTCATCGACCGCATCTGCGTGATCAAGGTGCCGTATTGCCTGCGGGTCACGGAAGAGCAGAAGATCTACGAGAAGCTCATCTCCAGCTCCGAGCTTGCCTCCGCGCCGTGTGCGCCGTCGACACTGGAGACGTTGGCGCGCTTCTCGGTGATGTCGCGCCTGCGCCGGCACGAAAACTCGACGCTGTTTGCAAAAATGCGGGTCTATGACGGCGAAAGCCTGAAGGAATCCGATCCGAAGGCGCGCAGCGTTCAGGAATACAAGGATGCGGCGGGAGTCGACGAGGGCATGGACGGAATCTCGACGCGGTTTGCGTTCAAGGTTCTGGCGTCGACCTACAATCACGATACGACGGAAATCGGCGCCGACGCCGTCCATCTGATGTACACGCTGGAGCAGGCGATCCGCCGTGAGCAGCTTCCTGACGAAGTCGAAAAGCGATACCTTGAGTTCATCAAGGCCGATCTTGCGCCGCGCTACGCCGAGTTTATCGGGCACGAGATTCAAAAGGCCTATCTCGAATCCTATTCGGACTATGGGCAGAACCTGTTCGATCGCTACGTCGATTATGCCGATGCCTGGATCGAAGATCAGGACTTCAAGGATCCCGATACCGGACAATTGCTCGACCGGGAGCTTCTCAATCAGGAGCTGACAAAGATCGAGAAGCCTGCGGGCATTGCCAACCCGAAGGATTTCCGTAACGAGGTCGTCAAATTCTCGCTGCGGTCGCGGGCGCAGCACGGCGGCAAGAACCCCTCCTGGACCAGCTACGAGAAGATCCGGGAAGTGATCGAGAAGCGAATATTCTCACAGGTCGAAGACCTGCTTCCGGTCATTTCGTTCGGCTCGAAAAAGGACGGCGAAACCGAGCGCAAGCATGGCGAGTTTGTCGAGAGAATGGTCGAGCGAGGCTACACCGAGCGCCAGGTCCGCCGGCTGGTCGAGTGGTACATGCGCGTGAAGCAGGCCGGCTGA
- a CDS encoding YeaH/YhbH family protein, producing the protein MAIHIVDRRLNPGSKSLENRQRFLRRAKALVQGAVKKSSQDRDIKDVLEGGEISIPLDGMNEPRFRREGGTRDMVLPGNKKFVEGDLLPRQGQGGGKSSAPGEGDGEDGFRFVLSRDEFVDLFLDDLELPDLAKRKLAEVESEGIHRAGYATSGSPANISVSRTVSRAMARRVALRRPRPEALAALEAELADCSEARRAEIEAELEALKAKIRRIPFIDPIDIRYRRFETTPKPAAQAVMFCLMDVSGSMTEHMKDLAKRFYMLLYVFLKRRYRHVEIVFIRHTDKAEEVDEETFFRGPASGGTLVSSALEAMHDIVRSRFRPADWNIYAAQASDGDNSSSDSEAVARLLTEMILPASQFFAYLEVGQDNGLTFDMPDSSLWTLYQRLRIEGAPLSARKVCERKEIFPVFHDLFKRRGKQERVAR; encoded by the coding sequence GTGGCCATTCATATCGTCGACCGGCGGCTGAATCCGGGCAGCAAGAGTCTTGAAAATCGTCAGCGCTTCCTGCGCCGGGCCAAGGCCTTGGTTCAGGGGGCTGTCAAGAAGTCGTCGCAAGACCGGGACATCAAGGATGTCCTGGAAGGCGGTGAGATCAGTATCCCGCTCGACGGCATGAATGAGCCGCGCTTTCGCCGCGAGGGCGGTACGCGCGACATGGTGCTTCCCGGAAACAAGAAGTTCGTCGAAGGCGATCTCCTGCCGCGACAGGGGCAGGGTGGCGGGAAGTCGAGTGCTCCGGGCGAGGGCGACGGTGAGGACGGCTTCCGTTTCGTCCTCAGCCGCGACGAGTTTGTCGATCTGTTCCTCGACGATCTGGAATTGCCCGATCTCGCCAAGCGCAAGCTTGCCGAGGTCGAAAGCGAGGGCATTCATCGCGCCGGTTACGCGACCTCCGGCTCGCCCGCGAATATTTCGGTGAGCCGGACGGTCAGCCGCGCAATGGCGCGGCGGGTCGCTTTGCGCAGGCCGCGGCCCGAGGCGCTGGCGGCGCTCGAAGCCGAGCTTGCGGATTGCAGCGAGGCGCGGCGCGCCGAGATCGAGGCCGAACTCGAAGCCTTGAAAGCCAAGATACGTCGGATCCCGTTCATCGATCCGATCGATATCAGGTACCGGCGTTTTGAAACGACGCCGAAACCGGCGGCGCAGGCCGTGATGTTCTGTCTGATGGATGTGTCGGGCTCGATGACCGAGCACATGAAGGATCTCGCCAAGCGCTTCTACATGCTGCTCTACGTCTTTTTGAAACGGCGCTATCGCCACGTCGAGATCGTCTTCATCCGGCATACCGACAAGGCCGAAGAAGTCGACGAGGAAACCTTCTTTCGCGGGCCGGCGTCCGGCGGCACCCTGGTGTCGAGCGCACTTGAGGCGATGCACGATATCGTCAGGTCGCGGTTTCGTCCGGCGGACTGGAACATCTACGCCGCGCAGGCATCCGATGGCGACAATTCGAGTTCGGACAGCGAGGCCGTGGCTCGGCTGCTGACGGAGATGATCCTGCCGGCCAGCCAGTTCTTTGCCTATCTGGAAGTCGGTCAGGACAACGGCCTGACCTTCGATATGCCTGACTCGTCGCTATGGACGCTGTACCAGCGGTTGCGCATCGAAGGCGCGCCGCTGTCGGCGCGCAAAGTCTGCGAACGCAAGGAAATCTTCCCGGTGTTCCACGACCTGTTCAAGCGCCGCGGAAAACAGGAGAGGGTCGCCCGATGA
- a CDS encoding SpoVR family protein codes for MTATDQLLFQGSDWDFPTLQRISNACEDIACSELGLSIYPNQIEVITAEQMLDAYSSVGMPLFYKHWSFGKHFAYEEASYRKGLTGLAYEIVINSSPCISYLMEENTATMQTLVIAHAAFGHNHFFRNNYLFKQWTDAEGILDYLEFAKRYVTQCEERHGRQAVEQTLDAAHALRSHGVDRYAGKKKLDLRAEEERAGKRRLYEQSAFNDLWRTVPVGPVKSGAVLNAERRRKLLGLPQENLLYFLEKSAPRLQPWQRELLRIVRHIAQYFYPQSQTKVMNEGTATYVHYRIMNRLHKLGKLSDGNFLEFLKSHTNVVFQPEFDDRGFSGFNPYALGFAMMQDIERIVTDPEQEDREWFPDIAGSGDAMAVLRDVWANYRDESFISQFLSPRLMRHYRMFHLHDDPEQKEGIRVDAIHDERGYRRLRRELARQYDVGVIDANIEVVDVDLAGDRRLMLRHNVVKGARLNETDAAHVLQHLANLWSYDVSLVEVDEADVVLKEHKMTPRPVAAVA; via the coding sequence ATGACCGCGACGGACCAATTGCTGTTTCAAGGTTCGGATTGGGATTTCCCGACACTGCAGCGTATCTCCAACGCCTGTGAGGATATTGCGTGCTCGGAACTGGGTCTCAGTATCTATCCCAACCAGATCGAAGTCATTACGGCCGAACAGATGCTGGACGCCTATTCGTCCGTCGGCATGCCGCTGTTCTACAAGCATTGGTCGTTCGGCAAGCACTTTGCCTATGAGGAGGCCTCCTACCGCAAGGGGCTGACGGGTCTGGCGTATGAGATCGTCATCAACAGTTCGCCATGTATTTCCTATCTGATGGAGGAAAACACCGCGACGATGCAGACACTGGTGATTGCGCATGCCGCGTTCGGACACAATCATTTCTTCAGGAACAATTACCTGTTCAAGCAGTGGACTGACGCCGAGGGTATCCTGGACTATCTCGAATTTGCCAAACGCTATGTGACGCAATGCGAGGAGCGCCATGGGCGTCAGGCGGTCGAACAGACGCTTGATGCGGCGCACGCCCTGCGGTCGCACGGCGTCGACCGGTATGCCGGCAAGAAGAAGCTCGACCTTCGCGCCGAGGAGGAGCGCGCCGGAAAGCGCCGTTTGTACGAACAAAGCGCTTTCAACGACCTCTGGCGAACCGTTCCGGTCGGACCCGTCAAGAGCGGGGCGGTGCTCAACGCCGAGCGCCGACGCAAGCTGCTCGGGCTACCGCAGGAAAACCTGCTGTACTTTCTCGAAAAATCGGCGCCACGCCTGCAGCCCTGGCAGCGTGAATTGCTGCGGATCGTGCGGCATATCGCGCAGTACTTCTACCCGCAAAGCCAGACCAAGGTCATGAACGAGGGAACTGCGACCTACGTTCACTACCGCATCATGAATCGGCTGCACAAGCTGGGCAAATTGTCTGACGGCAACTTTCTGGAATTCCTGAAGTCGCATACCAACGTCGTGTTCCAGCCTGAATTCGACGATCGAGGTTTTTCGGGCTTCAACCCTTACGCGCTTGGTTTTGCGATGATGCAGGACATCGAGCGCATCGTCACCGATCCGGAGCAGGAGGATCGTGAGTGGTTTCCGGACATTGCGGGCAGCGGCGATGCGATGGCGGTTCTGCGCGACGTTTGGGCCAATTATCGCGACGAAAGCTTCATCAGCCAGTTCCTCAGCCCGCGGCTGATGCGACACTATCGCATGTTCCATCTACACGACGATCCGGAGCAAAAGGAAGGCATCAGGGTCGACGCCATTCATGACGAGCGCGGCTATCGTCGTCTTCGCCGCGAACTGGCGCGGCAATATGACGTTGGTGTCATCGACGCCAATATCGAAGTCGTAGACGTCGATCTTGCCGGCGACCGCCGCCTGATGTTGCGTCACAACGTCGTGAAAGGTGCCAGACTGAACGAGACGGATGCGGCACATGTGCTGCAGCACCTCGCCAATCTCTGGAGCTATGATGTTTCGCTTGTGGAGGTCGACGAAGCAGATGTGGTCCTCAAGGAACACAAAATGACGCCCCGGCCGGTCGCGGCTGTCGCATAG
- a CDS encoding MalY/PatB family protein, with translation MFDFDRVIDRRGTHASKWDMMAKLSGITASDGIPMWVADMDFAAPPGVTAALTADVTRAVHGYYGDTGSWAASASEWLARRHGLSIDPAWISQTPGVVSGLGLILQAVTEPGDEVVVFPPAYHAFRKIILANERRIHDAQLVLRQGRYEMDLEALGAQLTPRTRIVFFCSPHNPGGTVWTVEEIRALATFCAERNLILVSDEIHCDLLLGDVKHTPTLSAAPEIADRLITCVAATKTFNLAGAHVGACFTSNPVLKAKLDARIAASGLASYNAFGMIATEAAWRTGETWLDALLPYLAGNRDLLDTRIERAAPGARSMRLDATYLGWVDFSGTGLAPADVAARVKDRARIFASPGEQFGPGGETWLRFNFATPRPILNEALDRLDEAFRDLR, from the coding sequence ATGTTTGATTTCGATCGCGTTATTGACCGCCGCGGCACGCACGCGTCGAAGTGGGACATGATGGCAAAGCTCTCGGGGATCACCGCTTCCGACGGAATCCCGATGTGGGTCGCCGACATGGATTTCGCAGCGCCTCCGGGCGTGACGGCAGCGCTGACCGCTGACGTGACCCGTGCCGTCCATGGCTACTATGGCGACACCGGAAGCTGGGCGGCGTCGGCGTCCGAATGGCTGGCGCGACGGCACGGCCTGTCGATCGACCCGGCGTGGATAAGCCAGACGCCGGGTGTCGTCTCCGGGCTGGGTCTTATCCTTCAGGCCGTCACCGAGCCCGGCGACGAGGTCGTGGTGTTTCCACCGGCCTATCACGCCTTTCGCAAGATCATCCTCGCCAACGAGCGGCGCATCCACGACGCGCAACTGGTGCTGCGCCAGGGCCGCTACGAGATGGATCTCGAAGCGCTCGGCGCACAACTCACGCCGCGCACCAGAATCGTGTTTTTCTGCAGCCCGCATAATCCGGGCGGCACCGTCTGGACGGTCGAGGAGATCCGTGCGCTCGCCACCTTCTGCGCCGAACGCAATTTGATCCTGGTGTCCGACGAGATCCACTGCGACCTGCTGCTGGGCGACGTCAAGCACACGCCGACGCTGTCGGCTGCGCCCGAGATCGCGGATCGCCTGATTACCTGCGTTGCCGCCACCAAGACCTTCAATCTCGCCGGTGCCCATGTCGGCGCATGCTTCACGTCCAATCCGGTGTTGAAGGCAAAGCTCGACGCGCGCATCGCGGCCAGCGGACTCGCTTCCTACAACGCCTTCGGCATGATCGCGACCGAAGCGGCCTGGCGAACCGGCGAAACCTGGCTCGATGCGCTGCTGCCTTATCTGGCCGGCAACCGCGACCTGCTCGACACCCGCATCGAGCGCGCCGCGCCCGGCGCACGTTCGATGCGGCTCGATGCGACCTATCTCGGCTGGGTCGATTTCTCCGGAACCGGACTGGCGCCGGCGGACGTTGCCGCGCGGGTCAAGGACCGGGCGCGGATTTTTGCCAGCCCCGGCGAGCAATTCGGGCCGGGCGGTGAAACCTGGCTGCGCTTCAACTTCGCCACCCCGCGCCCGATTCTCAACGAGGCGCTCGACCGGCTGGATGAGGCTTTTCGAGATCTGCGATAG
- a CDS encoding acyl-CoA dehydrogenase — translation MTYRAPISDILLALNHGAGLEAAVKAGHYGDFDGDITAAVLEEAGKFAGDVLAPLNRVGDEHGIKLEANKVTTAPGWPDAYQRWTAAGWNAVSGPEAFGGQGLPLAINAACTEIWSASNIAFGLCPLLTLSAIEALDAHGSDELKKIYLEKLVTGEWTGTMQLTEPQAGSDVGALRTRAERAPDGSYRIKGTKIFITYGDHDMTDNIVHFVLARLPDAPAGTKGISLFLIPKFLVNADGSLGARNDIYPSGVEHKLGMHASPTCTMTMGDQGGAIGYLIGEENRGMLCMFTMMNQARLGVGLEGVGIADRAYQQALAFAQERKQGRAIGSKGDGMEAIIVHPDVKRMLMQMRAMTAAARSICYATAVALDVSVRAKDAKVRSDAAARGALLTPIAKAFSTDIGNEVTYLGVQIHGGMGFIEETGAAQHYRDARITSIYEGTNGIQSIDLVTRKLAANGGASVSALLDELSGIVKQVEASNDPAFGTTGAKLRDALGSLERASKWLLERVASAPNDALAGATPYLRLFGSTLGGCMLAGEALAAKANGDAGDPQRYVTLARFFAENVTVQSGSLEKTVIDSADAVNGADAVLLA, via the coding sequence ATGACCTACCGCGCGCCGATCTCCGACATCCTGCTCGCGCTCAATCACGGTGCCGGCCTCGAGGCCGCCGTGAAGGCCGGCCATTACGGCGATTTCGACGGCGACATCACCGCCGCCGTGCTGGAGGAAGCCGGCAAATTCGCCGGCGACGTGCTGGCGCCGCTCAACCGTGTCGGCGACGAACACGGCATCAAGCTCGAGGCCAACAAGGTGACCACCGCCCCCGGCTGGCCCGACGCCTATCAGCGCTGGACCGCGGCCGGTTGGAACGCGGTGTCGGGTCCGGAGGCTTTCGGCGGCCAGGGCCTGCCGCTCGCGATCAACGCCGCCTGCACCGAAATCTGGAGCGCCTCCAACATCGCGTTCGGCCTCTGCCCGCTGCTGACTCTCAGCGCCATCGAGGCGCTCGACGCCCATGGCAGCGATGAGTTGAAGAAGATCTACCTGGAGAAGCTGGTGACCGGCGAATGGACCGGCACCATGCAGCTCACCGAGCCGCAGGCCGGCTCCGACGTCGGTGCCCTGCGCACCCGCGCCGAGCGTGCGCCCGACGGCTCTTATCGCATCAAGGGCACCAAGATCTTCATCACCTATGGCGACCACGACATGACCGATAACATCGTGCATTTCGTGCTGGCCCGCCTGCCCGATGCCCCCGCGGGCACCAAGGGCATCTCGCTGTTTCTGATTCCGAAATTCCTCGTCAATGCCGACGGCTCGCTGGGCGCCCGCAACGATATCTATCCGAGCGGCGTCGAGCACAAGCTCGGCATGCATGCTTCGCCGACCTGCACCATGACCATGGGCGACCAGGGCGGCGCGATCGGATACCTGATCGGCGAGGAAAATCGCGGCATGCTCTGCATGTTCACGATGATGAACCAGGCCCGCCTCGGCGTCGGCCTGGAAGGTGTCGGCATTGCCGACCGCGCCTATCAGCAGGCGCTGGCGTTCGCTCAGGAGCGCAAGCAGGGCCGCGCCATCGGCTCGAAGGGCGACGGCATGGAAGCCATCATCGTCCATCCCGACGTCAAGCGCATGCTGATGCAGATGCGCGCCATGACCGCTGCCGCGCGCTCGATTTGTTACGCCACCGCCGTGGCGCTCGACGTCTCCGTGCGCGCCAAGGACGCCAAGGTTCGCAGCGACGCCGCGGCCCGCGGCGCGTTGCTGACGCCGATCGCAAAGGCCTTCTCCACCGACATCGGCAACGAGGTGACCTATCTCGGCGTCCAGATCCACGGCGGCATGGGCTTCATCGAGGAGACTGGCGCCGCGCAGCACTACCGCGACGCGCGCATCACCTCGATCTACGAGGGCACCAACGGCATCCAGTCGATCGACCTGGTCACGCGCAAACTCGCGGCCAACGGCGGCGCCTCGGTGTCGGCGCTGCTCGACGAGCTCTCCGGCATCGTCAAGCAGGTCGAAGCCTCGAACGACCCCGCCTTCGGCACCACCGGCGCAAAATTGCGCGACGCGCTGGGCTCGCTTGAGCGCGCCAGCAAGTGGCTGCTGGAGCGCGTCGCCTCGGCGCCGAACGACGCGCTGGCGGGTGCGACGCCGTATCTGCGGCTGTTCGGCTCCACGCTCGGCGGCTGCATGCTGGCCGGCGAAGCCCTCGCCGCCAAAGCCAACGGCGACGCCGGCGATCCGCAGCGTTATGTCACGCTGGCGAGATTCTTTGCCGAGAACGTCACGGTTCAATCCGGTTCGCTGGAGAAAACCGTGATCGACAGCGCCGATGCCGTGAACGGCGCCGACGCGGTGCTGCTGGCGTAA
- a CDS encoding IclR family transcriptional regulator yields MINSGIKSAKRIFEVLEYFEEVKRPISLKEVATKCDYPTSSAAALLKSMAMLGYLFYDSYNRTYMPTMRIAQMGRWLDAGLFGDSAILALVDFVHEELDELVNISTQSDLHAQYIHCLQTSKRLRFEVKPGEVRPLAISGIGRTLLSGHSDVEIARLLRRINAVCPPEEHFELNALMKIINGIRRDGYMFSKHIIVQDAGVIAVLLPKRDFGRDMVLGVGGPVSRLEERQDEILACIREGIARLLK; encoded by the coding sequence ATGATAAATTCCGGCATAAAATCAGCCAAGCGGATCTTCGAAGTCCTCGAGTACTTCGAGGAAGTGAAACGACCGATTTCGCTGAAGGAAGTCGCGACGAAGTGTGACTATCCGACTTCCAGTGCCGCAGCCTTGCTGAAGAGCATGGCGATGCTGGGATACCTGTTCTACGACAGTTACAATCGCACCTACATGCCGACGATGCGCATCGCCCAGATGGGCCGGTGGCTTGACGCCGGGCTATTCGGCGACAGCGCCATCCTTGCGCTGGTCGACTTCGTTCACGAGGAACTGGACGAGCTCGTCAATATCAGCACGCAGTCCGATTTGCATGCTCAGTACATCCACTGTCTGCAAACCAGCAAGCGCCTGCGGTTTGAAGTGAAGCCGGGAGAGGTTCGACCACTTGCGATCAGTGGAATTGGTCGCACGTTGCTCAGCGGCCACTCTGACGTCGAGATTGCCCGGCTGCTGCGCCGCATAAATGCCGTTTGTCCTCCAGAAGAACACTTCGAACTGAATGCGCTGATGAAGATCATCAACGGCATCCGGCGCGATGGCTATATGTTCTCCAAACACATCATCGTCCAGGACGCAGGCGTGATTGCCGTGCTGCTCCCGAAACGCGATTTCGGACGCGACATGGTTCTTGGCGTCGGCGGGCCGGTATCACGTCTCGAAGAGCGACAGGACGAAATCCTGGCTTGTATTCGCGAAGGCATCGCGCGGTTACTGAAGTGA
- a CDS encoding amidohydrolase yields the protein MEYRLPEGSCDCHFHIYGPFDRFPAGNEGRFTAAQPFTIEDAFAIWNKLGITRGVIVHAVGSGEDNAVTYDALRRHPDRLRAVAILRPDVSDRRLDELTDAGFKAVRVTMIRQDGKPVSTLGTSYDDLVKLAPRLAERGWHAQLWIESSDLAAAAAELEKLPLTYVIDHMSRTMADKGHEHPDFRAFTERLKTGRYWTKISGADRNTRVGRPYSDTAPYMRAIVQAAPDQVVWGSDWPHVGHSAETVPDLQDLLRLLHESVPDEATRRKILIANPARLYNF from the coding sequence ATGGAATATCGATTGCCCGAAGGCAGCTGCGATTGTCATTTTCATATCTACGGCCCCTTCGATCGCTTTCCGGCTGGAAATGAAGGACGCTTTACTGCCGCGCAGCCGTTCACGATCGAAGACGCCTTTGCCATCTGGAACAAGCTCGGCATCACGCGCGGCGTCATCGTCCATGCGGTGGGGTCGGGAGAAGATAACGCCGTCACCTACGATGCACTACGCCGGCATCCTGACAGGCTTCGTGCCGTCGCGATCTTGCGGCCCGACGTCTCGGATCGCCGGCTTGATGAACTCACCGACGCCGGTTTCAAGGCGGTGCGCGTCACCATGATCCGGCAGGACGGCAAGCCGGTCTCGACGCTCGGCACCAGCTACGACGATCTGGTCAAGCTCGCCCCTCGTCTCGCGGAGCGAGGCTGGCACGCCCAGCTTTGGATCGAGAGTTCGGATCTGGCTGCCGCCGCAGCCGAGCTTGAAAAGCTGCCGCTCACTTACGTGATCGACCACATGTCGCGGACCATGGCCGACAAGGGGCACGAGCACCCCGACTTTCGCGCCTTCACCGAACGGCTGAAGACTGGCCGCTACTGGACCAAGATTTCAGGGGCAGACCGCAACACGCGCGTCGGCCGTCCCTATTCGGACACAGCTCCGTATATGCGCGCCATCGTTCAGGCTGCGCCCGATCAGGTCGTGTGGGGCAGCGATTGGCCCCATGTGGGCCACAGCGCCGAGACTGTTCCCGATCTTCAGGATCTGCTTCGTCTGCTGCACGAATCCGTCCCCGACGAAGCCACCCGTCGAAAGATCCTGATCGCCAATCCGGCGCGGCTCTACAATTTCTGA